DNA from Paraburkholderia sp. PGU19:
CATCCATCGGGCTGCCCGTGCCCGCGATGCCTTCCCTCGTGCTGTTCGGCGCGATGGCGGCGATGCATCCCGGTTCGGTCGGCACGCAAGTGCTGCCCGTGCTGGTGCTCGCGGTGTTCGCCACGCTGATCGGCGACAGCGCGTGGTTCGCGGCGGGCCGCATCTACGGCGGCAACACGCTGAAAACGCTCTGCAAACTGTCGCTGTCGCGCGATACCTGCGTGAAGAAGACCGAGCGCTTCTTTGGCCGCTGGGGCGTGCGCGTACTGGCCGTCGCGAAGTTCGTGCCGGGCCTGTCGATCGTCTCCATTCCGATGGCGGGCGCGATGGGCACGCCGTACCGCATGTTCCTCGCGTACGACAGCATCGGCGCGACGCTCTGGTCGGGCCTCGGCCTCGGGCTCGGCGTCGTGTTCGCACAGCAGATCGACATGCTGTTCGCCGGCGCGAGCCGTCTGGGCAAGATGACGGCCGTGGTCGTCGTGGTGCTCCTGGCCATCTACTGCGCGTACCGCTGGTATCGGCGCCGTCAGCTGATCAAGAAGCTCGCAACAGCGCGCATGGACGTCGACGAACTCTACGACCTGATGCTCGACAAGCGCACGCCCGTGCTGTTCGACATCCGCTCGGAGGAAAAGCGCGCGCTCGATCCGTTCGTGATTCCCGGCTCGGTCTTCGCGGATGAGCGCCAGCTCGACGAAATCGTCGCCAAGTATCCGCACGACCAGAAGCTCGTGATCTATTGCTCGTGCCCGAACGAGGTATCGGCGGCGTGGATGGCGAAGCAATTGGCGGATGCCGGCTTCAAGGACGTGATTCCGTTGCGCGGCGGGCTCGATGCGTGGCGCGACGCGGGCCGCCAGCTCGAACCGCTAGCCGAAGAGCCGGAGCCGACGATGGATATCGGCATCACGCCGAAGACAGTCTGAACCGACATTGGCTGCATGCCGCCTCCGGCGCGCGGCAAAGCAAGGAGCAAAATCGATGGGTGTAACGCGAGAGGGTGAAGACGCTCAACGCGCCGCCGTCAACGAGGCGCCGTTCTCGACGCTTTCGACGCGGCGTCACCAGATGTTTCCCATACTCCAGCCCGAAGAAATCAAGCGGCTGTGCAAATTCGGCGAAAGGCGGAATTTCGAAGCGGGCGAGATGCTGTTCCTTACGGGCACCACCGGTCCTGGCATGGTCGTGGTGCTGAAAGGCTCCGTCAAGGTGTTTCAGCGCGACGGTCTCGGGCGCGAACTGCTCGTCAACGAACACCATCAAGGTTCGTTCCTCGCCGAAGTCGGCCAGTTGTCGGGCAAGCCGGCGCTCGTCGACGGTATGGCGCTGGAGCACGTCGAAGCCCTGCTGATCTCGCCGGAGCGGCTGCGCGCGCTGATCGTCGCGGAGGCCGAACTCGGCGAGCGCATCATGCGCGCGCTGATTCTGCGCCGCGTCGGGCTGATCGAGCGCGGCGCGGGCGGGCCGATCATCGTTGGCCAGAGCAACGACCGGCGGCTGGTGTCGCTGCAAGGTTTCCTGTCGCGCAATGGTCATCCGCATACCGTGCTCGACGAACGCGATGAAGACGGGCTGCGCGTCATCGAACAGTTCGCGGCAGGTCCCGAGGACATGCCGCTCGTGATCTGCCCGGACGGCTCGGTGTTGCGCCATCCCAGCGACCCGGAACTGGCAACCTGCCTCGGCCTGATCCCCGATCTCGATTCCGAGCACGTGTACGACGTGGCGATCGTCGGCGCGGGTCCGGCGGGGCTGGCGACAGCCGTGTACGCGGCATCGGAAGGTCTGTCGGTGATCGTGCTCGACAGCCGCGCGCCGGGTGGGCAGGCGGGCGCCAGTTCGCGCATCGAAAACTATCTCGGCTTTCCGACGGGCATTTCGGGCCAGGCGCTCGCGGGCCGCGCGTTCGTGCAGGCGCAGAAGTTCGGCGCGCACGTCGCGATTCCCGTCAGGGTCAAGCATCTGCACTGCGAGGAGCGTCCGTACCGCCTCGAACTGCAATGCCAGGGCAGCATCCGCGCGCAGACGATCGTGATCGCCAGCGGCGCGGTGTACCGTCGGCCCGAGATCGACGGGCTCGACCGCTTCGACGGCCGTGGCATCTACTACTGGGCGTCGCCTGTCGAGGCGAAGCTGTGCAAGCGCGAGGAAATCGTGCTGGTCGGCGGCGGGAATTCGGCGGGCCAGGGCATCGTTTATCTCGCTTCGCATGCAAAGCACATTCACGTGCTGATCCGCCGCAGTGGCTTCGAGGCGACGATGTCGCGCTATCTGATCGACCGGATCGCGTCACTGCCAAACGTCACCGTGTATCCGGATACGGAGATCGGCTGGCTCGAAGGCGGCGAAGGCGGGCTCGAGCAGATCGGCTTGAAAAACCCGTGCGCCGATGGACGCGACTGCTTCGATTCGCGGCATCTTTTCCTGTTCACGGGCGCCGATCCGAATACGGACTGGCTGCGCAGCTGCGGCGTCGAACTGGACAAGAAGGGCTTCGTGATTACGGGCGCGAACTCGGCGTGCGACCTGAACACGTCTGTCGAAGGCGTGTACGCGATCGGCGACGCGCGCGCGGGATCGACGAAGCGTGTCGCGGCTGCCGTCGGCGAAGGCGCACAGGTCGTCGCGCAAATCCATCAGATGCTCGCCCAGCTCGCGGGCGAAACGACCGTCGCGCTCGGCGCCTGATCCTTCCGTCTTGCACCGGCCTGCGCGCTTCGCCGCGCAGGCCGGTCGCTTCTTCTTTTCCCCGCTCGTCAGCCTGCTTACTGGTTGTTACATAAGCCACCGTCTGCTTGCACCTGTGATGCTTTCTACTTCGTAAGATCAAGTCAGGTTTCAGTTAGCAATCGGCTTGGGACGGAAGGAGAACAGCATGATCAAACGTGCGATGGTATTAATGGCAATCGGACTTGCCGCGGCATGTGTATCGACGGCTGCATCGGCGCAGGTCGGCGTCGGGGTGTATCTGGGCGCGCCTGTCTATGCGGCACCGCCTGTCGTGTATGCGCCGCCCCCTGTGGTCTACGCACCGCCGCCGCCCGTCTACTACGGCGGATATGGTGGCTACGGCTATGGACCTCGCTATTGGGGCGGCGGTCCGCGCTGGCACGATCACGGCCGTCATCGCGGCTGGGAAGGACGTCACCACCACGGGCGCTGGTAAAAGGAAAAGGCGACGCACTGCGACGGCA
Protein-coding regions in this window:
- a CDS encoding DedA family protein/thiosulfate sulfurtransferase GlpE; protein product: MLHDLVEQYGPAIVFVNVLAASIGLPVPAMPSLVLFGAMAAMHPGSVGTQVLPVLVLAVFATLIGDSAWFAAGRIYGGNTLKTLCKLSLSRDTCVKKTERFFGRWGVRVLAVAKFVPGLSIVSIPMAGAMGTPYRMFLAYDSIGATLWSGLGLGLGVVFAQQIDMLFAGASRLGKMTAVVVVVLLAIYCAYRWYRRRQLIKKLATARMDVDELYDLMLDKRTPVLFDIRSEEKRALDPFVIPGSVFADERQLDEIVAKYPHDQKLVIYCSCPNEVSAAWMAKQLADAGFKDVIPLRGGLDAWRDAGRQLEPLAEEPEPTMDIGITPKTV
- a CDS encoding FAD-dependent oxidoreductase, with the translated sequence MGVTREGEDAQRAAVNEAPFSTLSTRRHQMFPILQPEEIKRLCKFGERRNFEAGEMLFLTGTTGPGMVVVLKGSVKVFQRDGLGRELLVNEHHQGSFLAEVGQLSGKPALVDGMALEHVEALLISPERLRALIVAEAELGERIMRALILRRVGLIERGAGGPIIVGQSNDRRLVSLQGFLSRNGHPHTVLDERDEDGLRVIEQFAAGPEDMPLVICPDGSVLRHPSDPELATCLGLIPDLDSEHVYDVAIVGAGPAGLATAVYAASEGLSVIVLDSRAPGGQAGASSRIENYLGFPTGISGQALAGRAFVQAQKFGAHVAIPVRVKHLHCEERPYRLELQCQGSIRAQTIVIASGAVYRRPEIDGLDRFDGRGIYYWASPVEAKLCKREEIVLVGGGNSAGQGIVYLASHAKHIHVLIRRSGFEATMSRYLIDRIASLPNVTVYPDTEIGWLEGGEGGLEQIGLKNPCADGRDCFDSRHLFLFTGADPNTDWLRSCGVELDKKGFVITGANSACDLNTSVEGVYAIGDARAGSTKRVAAAVGEGAQVVAQIHQMLAQLAGETTVALGA